In Microbacterium maritypicum, the following are encoded in one genomic region:
- a CDS encoding aminotransferase class I/II-fold pyridoxal phosphate-dependent enzyme, which translates to MSVIPGAWRRTAAGAGLLAADGTVAPTIFAEMSAAAARTGAINLGQGFPDEDGPSEALEAARSAIAHGANQYPPGRGIPDLLAAISEHQRRFYGLDVDPADEVIVTAGATEALTATLLALIDGPDDEVVVFEPYYDSYAAAVALAGARLRTVPLRAPDFQPDLDQLAASVTDRTRIILVNDPHNPTGAVFGRDVLEEVVRLAARHDAVIVTDEVYEHLAFHAPHTPIATLPGAAERTLTISSAGKTFSATGWKIGWVHGPADLITAVLTVKQYLTYVNGSPFQPAVAVGLRLPDSYFTDAATALARKHEILGEGLRTAGFTVYAPQGGYFTVADATALGGADAAAFCRSLPERAGVVAIPLTAFVSEPHRHEYSGLVRFAACKRVDVLEEAASRLARFSA; encoded by the coding sequence ATGAGTGTCATTCCCGGCGCATGGCGGCGCACGGCGGCCGGTGCAGGCCTGCTCGCCGCAGACGGAACCGTCGCGCCCACCATCTTCGCAGAGATGTCCGCCGCCGCAGCCCGTACCGGGGCGATCAATCTCGGACAGGGCTTCCCCGACGAGGACGGACCATCGGAGGCGCTCGAGGCCGCCCGCAGCGCGATCGCCCACGGAGCCAATCAGTATCCGCCGGGTCGCGGCATTCCCGACCTGCTCGCCGCCATCAGCGAGCACCAGCGGCGCTTCTACGGCCTCGACGTGGACCCGGCCGACGAAGTGATCGTGACGGCCGGCGCCACCGAGGCGCTCACGGCGACGCTGCTCGCGCTGATCGACGGTCCCGACGACGAGGTGGTCGTCTTCGAGCCGTACTACGACTCGTACGCCGCGGCGGTGGCGCTGGCGGGCGCACGACTGCGCACTGTCCCCCTCCGCGCTCCCGACTTCCAGCCCGACCTCGATCAGCTCGCCGCGAGCGTGACGGACCGCACCCGGATCATCCTCGTCAACGATCCGCACAATCCCACGGGTGCGGTCTTCGGTCGCGACGTGCTCGAGGAGGTCGTCCGGCTGGCCGCACGGCACGACGCCGTCATCGTCACCGACGAGGTCTACGAACACCTGGCGTTCCACGCGCCGCACACCCCGATCGCCACACTCCCCGGAGCGGCCGAGCGCACCCTCACCATCTCCTCGGCGGGCAAGACCTTCTCCGCGACGGGATGGAAGATCGGCTGGGTCCACGGGCCCGCCGACCTCATCACCGCCGTCCTCACCGTGAAGCAGTACCTCACGTACGTGAACGGCTCCCCCTTCCAGCCGGCTGTCGCGGTGGGGCTCCGCTTGCCCGATTCGTACTTCACGGATGCCGCGACGGCACTCGCCCGCAAGCACGAGATCCTCGGCGAAGGACTGCGCACCGCAGGATTCACGGTGTACGCCCCGCAGGGCGGCTACTTCACGGTGGCGGACGCGACGGCGCTCGGCGGCGCGGACGCCGCAGCATTCTGTCGTTCTCTGCCGGAGCGCGCCGGAGTCGTGGCGATCCCCCTGACGGCGTTCGTCTCCGAACCCCACCGGCACGAGTACTCGGGCCTGGTGCGCTTCGCCGCCTGCAAGCGCGTCGACGTGCTCGAGGAGGCGGCTTCGCGGCTGGCGCGGTTCTCCGCCTGA
- a CDS encoding carbon-nitrogen hydrolase family protein: MPETPAVAVAVCQFAPTASRADNLAQIAELTADAAARGAKLIVFPEYSSYFVDPMDDTLAANAEGLDGEFVETLTALAADRAVVIVAGLVERASDGHRVRNAVVAVRGDGILAVYRKQHLYDAFGQTESDWIEPGEVGEAATFELGGLRFGLMTCYDLRFPEVARSLVDAQADVLVVPAEWVRGPLKEHHWTTLLAARAIENTVYVVAADHPTPIGVGHSQVIDPQGVVLAGVGTAPGIAVAVVEAVAIERVRRSNPSLRARRYAVVPR; encoded by the coding sequence ATGCCTGAGACCCCTGCCGTCGCCGTCGCCGTGTGCCAGTTCGCGCCGACCGCTTCCCGAGCCGACAACCTCGCGCAGATCGCGGAACTGACTGCCGACGCTGCCGCGCGGGGCGCGAAGCTGATCGTCTTCCCCGAGTACTCGAGCTACTTCGTCGACCCGATGGACGACACCCTCGCCGCGAATGCGGAGGGTCTCGACGGCGAGTTCGTCGAGACTCTGACCGCGCTGGCCGCCGACCGCGCGGTGGTGATCGTCGCCGGCCTCGTCGAGCGAGCCTCCGATGGGCATCGAGTGCGGAACGCTGTCGTCGCAGTGCGCGGTGACGGCATCCTCGCCGTCTATCGCAAACAGCATCTCTACGACGCCTTCGGGCAGACCGAGTCCGACTGGATCGAACCCGGGGAAGTGGGGGAGGCCGCGACGTTCGAGCTCGGCGGACTCCGCTTCGGGCTCATGACCTGCTACGACCTGAGGTTCCCCGAAGTCGCCCGGTCTCTCGTCGACGCGCAGGCCGACGTCCTGGTCGTCCCCGCCGAGTGGGTCCGAGGTCCACTCAAGGAGCACCACTGGACGACGTTGCTCGCCGCGCGCGCGATCGAGAACACCGTCTACGTGGTCGCGGCCGATCACCCGACGCCGATCGGTGTCGGCCACTCGCAGGTCATCGACCCGCAGGGCGTGGTCCTGGCGGGGGTGGGGACAGCCCCCGGCATCGCGGTCGCGGTCGTGGAGGCCGTCGCGATCGAGCGGGTGCGCCGGAGCAATCCCTCGCTGCGCGCGCGGAGATACGCGGTCGTACCGCGCTGA
- a CDS encoding UPF0182 family protein, which produces MTSPSASNPATPRTSRRILGISLVIIAALIAVFFVFASLYTEFLWFDQVGFTGVLTTQWIATAVMFVVGFLGMAVPLFVAIQLAYRLRPVYVRLSSQLDRYQEVIEPLRRLAMWGMPIFFGLFAGFAAAGQWKTVWLWANGVATSSVDPQFGIDTGFYMFAMPFYSILLAFVSAVLLLSLLVTALVSYLYGSVRIGQGELRISKPARIQLAVIAGLYLLVQAASLWLDQYKTLVQPDDRITGAAYTGVNATIPGLAILAIIAGVVAILFFVTAVIGRWRFPLAATALLIVAALVVGVGYPWVVTTFQVKPNQNAYQAEYYQRNIDGTKEAYGVANLETTPFAAKTDAEAGQLRADAETTASTRIMDPKVIPPTVRQLEQYRGYYQFQKTMDVDRYEIDGKMQDTVVSVRDLDMSGLGDGDNWNNRVAVYTHGYGLVAAAGNQRTTDGEPVFLERGIPTSGFLSDRENFEPRVYFGENSPEYSIVGAPDGSEPAEIDYPRGKDGSSETKTTFEGSGGPQIGDTFTKLLYALKFQSEQILFSNLVNEESQILYDRDPKTRVQKVAPYLELDSDPYPSVVDGRIVWIVDGYTTSSTYPYSTSVSLSDAIADSNVPSPTLAIDDINYIRNSVKATVDAYDGSVTLYAWDDEDPVLKTWQKIYPSTLKPISDMSGELMSHVRYPTDLFKVQRDVLGVYHVDKAGSFAQQDNRWQTPNDPRSEAMLQPPYYLTMQMPGQDSPRFSMFSTFIPNSQGAGGSRDVLMGYLAVDSDAGSEKGKKAEGYGQLRMLEIDTDTTVPGPGQVQNTYNSDTSVVPQLNLLQQGESEVIYGNLLTLPVGGGLLYVQPVYVQSSEGTQLPRLQKVLVAFGDRVAFENTLTEALDTLFGGDSGATGGDDEVEPTEPGTEDPETGETPTEPTQPTNAEADALASAQEALIDREAALKAGDLAKFAEADERLTAAVEKLLQLESAAGE; this is translated from the coding sequence GTGACCTCACCCTCAGCATCGAATCCGGCCACGCCTCGAACGTCCCGACGTATTCTCGGCATCTCCTTGGTGATCATCGCCGCCTTGATCGCGGTGTTCTTCGTGTTCGCCTCCCTGTACACCGAGTTCCTGTGGTTCGATCAGGTGGGCTTCACGGGGGTTCTCACCACGCAGTGGATCGCCACGGCGGTGATGTTCGTCGTCGGCTTCCTCGGGATGGCCGTGCCCCTGTTCGTCGCGATCCAGCTCGCGTACCGGTTGCGCCCGGTCTACGTGCGACTCAGCTCGCAGCTGGACCGATACCAGGAGGTCATCGAACCCTTGCGCCGTCTGGCGATGTGGGGGATGCCGATCTTCTTCGGACTGTTCGCCGGGTTCGCCGCCGCAGGGCAGTGGAAGACCGTGTGGCTGTGGGCCAACGGCGTCGCCACCTCGAGTGTCGACCCGCAGTTCGGCATCGACACCGGCTTCTACATGTTCGCGATGCCGTTCTACTCGATCCTTCTCGCGTTCGTCTCGGCCGTCCTGCTGCTGTCGCTTCTGGTCACGGCGCTCGTGTCGTACCTCTACGGCTCGGTGCGCATCGGCCAGGGTGAGCTGCGCATCTCCAAGCCCGCTCGCATCCAGCTCGCCGTCATCGCGGGGCTCTACCTGCTCGTGCAGGCGGCGAGCCTCTGGCTCGACCAGTACAAGACGCTGGTGCAGCCCGACGACCGCATCACCGGTGCCGCGTACACGGGAGTCAATGCGACCATCCCCGGCCTCGCGATCCTCGCGATCATCGCCGGCGTCGTCGCGATCCTCTTCTTCGTCACGGCCGTCATCGGCCGCTGGCGCTTCCCGCTCGCGGCCACGGCACTGCTGATCGTCGCCGCACTGGTCGTCGGCGTCGGTTACCCCTGGGTGGTCACCACCTTCCAGGTGAAGCCGAACCAGAACGCCTATCAGGCCGAGTACTACCAGCGGAACATCGACGGCACGAAGGAGGCGTACGGGGTCGCGAACCTCGAGACGACGCCTTTCGCCGCCAAGACCGATGCCGAGGCCGGCCAGCTGCGCGCCGACGCGGAGACCACGGCGTCCACACGCATCATGGACCCGAAGGTCATCCCGCCGACCGTCCGTCAGCTCGAGCAGTACCGCGGGTACTACCAATTCCAGAAGACGATGGACGTCGACCGGTACGAGATCGACGGGAAGATGCAGGACACCGTGGTGTCCGTGCGCGACCTCGACATGTCGGGTCTCGGCGACGGAGACAACTGGAACAACCGTGTCGCCGTCTACACCCACGGCTACGGCCTCGTCGCGGCCGCGGGCAACCAGCGGACGACCGACGGTGAGCCCGTGTTCCTCGAGCGCGGCATCCCGACCTCCGGGTTCCTGTCCGACCGAGAGAACTTCGAGCCGCGGGTCTACTTCGGCGAGAACTCGCCCGAGTACTCGATCGTCGGGGCTCCCGACGGCTCCGAGCCGGCGGAGATCGACTACCCGCGCGGCAAGGACGGCTCGAGCGAGACGAAGACCACGTTCGAGGGCAGCGGCGGTCCGCAGATCGGCGACACGTTCACGAAGCTTCTCTACGCGTTGAAGTTCCAGTCGGAGCAGATCCTGTTCTCCAACCTGGTGAACGAGGAATCGCAGATCCTGTACGACCGTGACCCGAAGACCCGCGTGCAGAAGGTCGCTCCGTACCTCGAGCTCGACAGCGACCCGTACCCGAGCGTGGTGGACGGTCGTATCGTGTGGATCGTCGACGGCTACACGACCAGCTCGACGTACCCGTACTCGACGAGCGTCAGCCTGTCCGACGCGATCGCGGACTCCAACGTCCCGTCACCGACGCTCGCCATCGATGACATCAACTACATCCGCAACTCGGTCAAGGCCACGGTCGATGCCTACGACGGTTCCGTCACGCTTTACGCATGGGATGACGAAGACCCGGTGCTCAAGACCTGGCAGAAGATCTACCCGTCGACGCTGAAGCCGATCAGCGACATGTCGGGCGAGCTGATGAGCCACGTGCGCTACCCGACCGACCTGTTCAAGGTGCAGCGTGACGTCCTCGGCGTCTACCACGTCGACAAGGCCGGCTCGTTCGCTCAGCAGGACAACCGCTGGCAGACGCCGAACGACCCGCGCAGCGAGGCGATGCTGCAGCCGCCGTACTACCTGACGATGCAGATGCCCGGCCAGGATTCGCCGCGGTTCTCGATGTTCTCGACGTTCATCCCGAACTCGCAGGGCGCGGGCGGAAGCCGTGACGTGCTGATGGGCTACCTCGCGGTGGACTCGGATGCCGGTTCCGAGAAGGGCAAGAAGGCAGAGGGCTACGGCCAGCTGCGCATGCTCGAGATCGACACCGACACCACGGTTCCCGGTCCCGGTCAGGTGCAGAACACCTACAACTCCGATACGTCGGTGGTTCCCCAGCTCAACCTGCTGCAGCAGGGTGAGTCCGAGGTGATCTACGGCAACCTGCTGACGCTGCCCGTCGGCGGCGGTCTGCTCTACGTGCAGCCCGTCTACGTGCAGTCGTCCGAGGGAACGCAGCTGCCGCGTCTGCAGAAGGTGCTGGTCGCCTTCGGTGACCGGGTCGCGTTCGAGAACACCCTCACCGAGGCGCTCGACACACTCTTCGGCGGTGACTCCGGTGCGACCGGTGGTGACGACGAGGTCGAACCCACCGAACCCGGGACAGAGGATCCGGAGACCGGAGAGACGCCGACAGAGCCCACGCAGCCGACGAACGCCGAGGCGGACGCCCTGGCCTCGGCGCAGGAGGCCCTGATCGACCGTGAAGCGGCACTGAAGGCCGGTGACCTCGCCAAGTTCGCCGAGGCCGACGAGCGCCTCACCGCGGCGGTCGAGAAGCTGCTACAGCTGGAGTCCGCAGCGGGGGAGTGA
- a CDS encoding PDZ domain-containing protein, protein MDRTRSGKLGLGVWALVVALVALVVLTFLPSPYVIQRPGPVYDTLGTATDKEGDEVPLIKVEGAETFETAGTLDLTTVQVVGNRERTPSWFELALAWMDSSRAVVPLDSVFPEGVTTEQRDERNATLMVDSQHEATAAALNELGYDTGAEVVVVDAVADSPADGTLEADDVITGIDGTAVESATELRAAIQKAGGDPVTLTVLRDGEEQSVEVTPEEHTEGGVTTWLIGVTLRTDYDFEIDVTIQLDNVGGPSAGMMFALGIIDTLTEGELNGGENVAGTGTIDAAGTVGPIGGIRQKLYGARDAGAEYFLAPEANCDEVVGHVPDGLQVIRTATLDESLAALEVIADDGDVASLPTCERVAG, encoded by the coding sequence GTGGATCGAACGCGGTCTGGAAAGCTCGGACTCGGAGTCTGGGCGCTGGTCGTCGCACTCGTCGCCCTCGTCGTGCTGACATTCCTGCCGTCGCCGTACGTGATCCAGCGGCCGGGTCCGGTCTACGACACCCTCGGCACCGCGACGGACAAGGAGGGCGACGAGGTTCCCCTGATCAAGGTCGAAGGCGCCGAGACGTTCGAGACCGCGGGCACCCTCGACCTCACCACCGTGCAAGTCGTCGGCAACCGGGAGCGCACCCCGAGCTGGTTCGAGCTGGCGCTGGCCTGGATGGACTCGTCGCGCGCTGTCGTGCCGCTGGACTCGGTCTTCCCCGAGGGGGTCACGACCGAGCAGCGCGACGAGCGCAACGCCACGCTGATGGTCGACTCGCAGCACGAGGCGACGGCGGCCGCGCTCAACGAGCTCGGCTACGACACAGGCGCAGAGGTCGTGGTCGTGGATGCGGTCGCCGACTCTCCGGCCGACGGCACCCTCGAAGCCGACGACGTGATCACCGGGATCGACGGCACGGCTGTCGAGTCGGCGACGGAGCTGCGGGCCGCGATCCAGAAGGCCGGGGGAGACCCGGTGACCCTCACGGTGCTGCGCGACGGCGAGGAGCAGAGCGTCGAGGTGACCCCGGAGGAGCACACCGAGGGGGGAGTGACGACCTGGCTGATCGGCGTCACGCTCCGCACCGACTACGACTTCGAGATCGACGTGACGATCCAGCTCGACAACGTCGGCGGCCCGAGCGCCGGGATGATGTTCGCGCTCGGCATCATCGACACCCTCACCGAGGGCGAGCTCAACGGTGGGGAGAATGTGGCCGGCACCGGAACGATCGACGCCGCCGGCACGGTCGGACCGATCGGCGGTATCCGACAGAAGCTGTACGGTGCGCGTGACGCCGGAGCGGAGTACTTCCTCGCCCCGGAGGCCAACTGCGACGAGGTCGTCGGGCACGTTCCCGACGGGCTGCAGGTGATCCGCACGGCCACGCTCGACGAGTCGCTCGCGGCGCTCGAGGTCATCGCGGACGACGGCGACGTCGCCTCGCTGCCCACCTGCGAACGCGTCGCCGGCTGA
- a CDS encoding zinc-dependent metalloprotease, with the protein MADNDPTPEDFQEFLRRMLANQGGGDIDPEALRGAFEGMDGFTLDPAMMQTIMSQLQGAFGGDPWENALRQALFIANRDGQGITEGSRTSLADSFSLANLWLGEATTISELSEAPTAMTRGEWVEKTLPVWKEIADPVSTSIADALTSALDTQVPEEMRSVVQGAGKLMRGLGGSVFAAQFGQVLGNLSLEVVSGGDVGIPVLPAGTAAVIPQNLTAFGDGLEIPEDQIALYLATRELAYARLYRHAKWLHLHVMAQITDFARGVTVDVDALEDVASRLDPSDPEELRAAIEGGALLPVQSEAQREALTRLENLIATIDGWVDVVTAQATSRLPDGARIAEAARRRRAVGGPAEDALGALVGLKLRPRRMREASAMWQAVTDAVGISARDSLWDYPDLMPTAEDIDDPSALVARLQAVERGEQPVADEFDEALARLLDGDDFSEETPSDGGEDGAEDDGDAAPEGDRPV; encoded by the coding sequence ATGGCAGACAACGACCCCACCCCCGAGGACTTCCAGGAGTTCCTGCGAAGGATGCTCGCGAACCAGGGCGGTGGCGACATCGACCCCGAAGCGCTTCGAGGTGCCTTCGAAGGCATGGACGGCTTCACCCTCGACCCCGCGATGATGCAGACGATCATGTCGCAGCTCCAGGGCGCGTTCGGCGGCGACCCGTGGGAGAACGCGCTGCGGCAGGCCCTGTTCATCGCCAACCGCGACGGACAGGGCATCACCGAGGGCTCCCGCACCTCGCTCGCGGATTCCTTCTCCCTCGCGAACCTGTGGCTCGGCGAGGCCACCACGATCTCCGAGCTCTCCGAGGCGCCCACTGCGATGACCCGCGGAGAATGGGTCGAGAAGACGCTGCCGGTGTGGAAGGAGATCGCCGACCCGGTGTCGACCAGCATCGCCGACGCGCTCACCTCCGCACTCGATACGCAGGTCCCCGAGGAGATGCGCAGCGTCGTCCAGGGCGCGGGCAAGCTCATGCGCGGCCTCGGCGGCTCGGTGTTCGCCGCCCAGTTCGGCCAAGTGCTCGGCAACCTGTCGCTCGAGGTCGTGTCCGGAGGCGACGTCGGGATCCCCGTGCTCCCCGCGGGAACGGCCGCCGTCATCCCCCAGAACCTCACGGCATTCGGCGACGGCCTCGAGATCCCGGAAGACCAGATCGCGCTCTATCTCGCCACCCGGGAGCTCGCCTATGCCCGGCTCTACCGGCACGCGAAGTGGCTGCACCTGCACGTGATGGCGCAGATCACGGACTTCGCTCGGGGTGTGACCGTCGACGTGGACGCCCTCGAAGACGTAGCGAGCAGGTTGGACCCCTCCGACCCCGAGGAACTGCGCGCGGCCATCGAGGGCGGCGCGCTCCTGCCCGTGCAGAGCGAAGCGCAGCGCGAGGCCCTGACCCGACTCGAGAACCTCATCGCCACGATCGACGGCTGGGTCGACGTGGTGACCGCTCAGGCGACGTCCCGCCTCCCCGATGGCGCGCGGATCGCCGAGGCCGCCCGTCGCCGCCGCGCGGTGGGCGGACCCGCCGAGGACGCGCTCGGCGCGCTGGTGGGGCTGAAGCTGCGACCGCGGCGCATGCGCGAAGCATCGGCCATGTGGCAGGCCGTCACCGATGCCGTGGGCATCAGCGCCCGCGACTCCCTCTGGGACTATCCCGACCTGATGCCCACGGCCGAGGACATCGACGACCCGAGCGCGCTCGTGGCCCGACTGCAGGCCGTCGAACGCGGCGAACAGCCCGTCGCGGACGAGTTCGACGAGGCGCTCGCCCGCCTGCTCGACGGTGACGACTTCTCGGAGGAGACACCGTCCGATGGTGGCGAGGACGGCGCCGAGGATGATGGCGACGCCGCCCCGGAGGGGGACCGCCCGGTCTGA
- a CDS encoding ATP-dependent helicase has protein sequence MSALDALDERQRAAASVLRGPVVVLAGAGTGKTRVITHRIAHGVDTGAYSPSRVMAVTFTAKAAGELRGRLRALGVEGVAARTFHATALAQLNFFWPTLAGSPAPSIIDNKVRMLGQAADAMRLRPSTATLRDIASEIEWRKVSMLSIEQYAALGRPISGVDAGQLVELMRGYETLKDDRRQLDFEDVLLACAGMLEAEPRVAASVHEQYRHFTVDEFQDVSPLQNRLLELWLGDRHDICVVGDASQTIYSFAGAEQRFLLEFERRHPDATVVRLETNYRSQPPILTVANALMQGRPGALELVPAREQFTADAPTVTAYDTEGEEAAGIAAAISAQIAAGASPSEIAVLYRAHAQSAMLQQALAVEGVATTVLGGTRFFSMPEVRQAILALRAAAVAPTEQGFLPGVQRVLRELGLTDEPPAAGGAQRGGWEARRAILRLAEEAGPDATLRSFSDALMARAKDQHEPTMRTVTLSTLHAAKGLEWPHVHLAGWAEGSLPISYATTFESVDEERRLAYVGVTRAARTLSLSWSRSAGRGERAPSRFLAEMGTTGRGTGILREMSPNATRGNRPR, from the coding sequence GTGAGCGCACTCGATGCCCTCGACGAGCGGCAGCGGGCTGCAGCATCCGTCCTTCGCGGACCCGTCGTGGTGCTCGCCGGAGCCGGTACCGGGAAGACGCGTGTCATCACGCATCGCATCGCGCACGGCGTCGACACCGGGGCGTACTCGCCGTCGCGCGTCATGGCCGTCACCTTCACCGCCAAGGCGGCAGGCGAACTGCGGGGGCGTCTGCGGGCGCTCGGCGTCGAGGGCGTCGCGGCTCGGACCTTCCATGCGACCGCCCTCGCGCAACTCAACTTCTTCTGGCCGACGCTTGCCGGCTCGCCCGCGCCCTCGATCATCGACAACAAGGTGCGGATGCTGGGTCAGGCCGCCGATGCGATGCGGCTCCGCCCGAGCACGGCCACCCTTCGTGACATCGCGTCCGAGATCGAATGGCGCAAGGTCTCGATGCTCTCGATCGAGCAGTACGCCGCGCTCGGGCGTCCGATCAGCGGCGTCGACGCCGGTCAGCTGGTCGAGCTCATGCGCGGCTACGAAACGCTGAAGGACGATCGCCGTCAACTCGACTTCGAGGATGTGCTGCTCGCGTGCGCGGGCATGTTGGAGGCAGAACCGCGGGTCGCGGCATCCGTCCACGAGCAGTACCGTCACTTCACGGTCGATGAGTTCCAAGACGTCTCGCCGCTGCAGAACAGGCTGCTGGAGCTGTGGCTCGGCGACCGACACGACATCTGCGTCGTCGGCGACGCCAGCCAGACCATCTACTCCTTCGCCGGGGCGGAGCAGCGGTTCCTGCTCGAGTTCGAACGACGTCATCCCGATGCCACGGTGGTGCGGCTCGAGACGAACTACCGCTCCCAGCCCCCCATCCTCACCGTCGCGAACGCGCTGATGCAGGGCCGTCCCGGCGCGCTGGAGCTCGTGCCGGCGCGAGAGCAGTTCACCGCGGATGCCCCCACCGTCACCGCCTATGACACCGAGGGCGAAGAGGCCGCAGGCATCGCCGCCGCCATCTCTGCGCAGATCGCGGCCGGAGCATCGCCTTCGGAGATCGCCGTGCTGTACCGTGCGCACGCGCAGTCCGCGATGCTGCAGCAGGCGCTCGCCGTCGAGGGCGTCGCGACCACGGTGCTGGGCGGGACCCGGTTCTTCTCGATGCCGGAGGTGCGTCAGGCGATCCTGGCGCTGCGTGCGGCGGCGGTGGCGCCCACCGAGCAGGGGTTCCTGCCCGGGGTGCAACGGGTGCTGCGCGAGCTCGGGTTGACCGACGAGCCACCGGCCGCCGGTGGGGCGCAGCGCGGCGGCTGGGAGGCGCGGCGCGCCATCCTGCGGCTCGCCGAGGAAGCCGGACCGGACGCGACCCTGCGCAGCTTCAGCGATGCGCTGATGGCGCGGGCCAAGGACCAGCACGAGCCCACGATGCGGACGGTGACCCTCTCGACCTTGCACGCGGCGAAGGGCCTGGAATGGCCGCATGTGCATCTCGCCGGCTGGGCCGAGGGCTCACTCCCGATCTCCTACGCGACGACCTTCGAATCGGTCGACGAAGAGCGGCGTCTGGCCTACGTGGGCGTCACGCGGGCCGCGCGAACGCTCTCGCTGTCCTGGTCGAGATCGGCAGGACGGGGGGAGCGTGCTCCGTCGAGGTTCCTCGCTGAGATGGGGACCACAGGCCGCGGCACCGGCATTCTTCGTGAAATGTCACCGAACGCCACACGCGGGAACCGTCCGCGCTGA
- the nudC gene encoding NAD(+) diphosphatase: MTIPRPSLDRAAELRDEPDVIGRLRGDPATRVIVVREGRVRVVDSTLLRVPAETVVEATWALLGRDADGTVLLLAAAPPETDALDTAPDEVWLGLRDLGGRIDGQETELLTGAVALAGWLRDAPFCPTCGGGTELRNGGWSRRCLVCGREHFPRTDPAVIVAVESRDGERLLLGANANWGGRMYSCFAGFTEAGESLESTVHREIEEESGVRLSSLRYISSQAWPFPRSLMMGFRAVVDEESTALADGEEIIDVRWFTRAEIGSALAGDGPVGLPGHASIARALIVDWYEEHA; this comes from the coding sequence ATGACCATTCCGCGCCCGTCCCTCGACCGTGCAGCCGAACTCCGCGACGAGCCGGACGTCATCGGCCGCCTCCGTGGCGACCCGGCCACCCGGGTGATCGTCGTCCGCGAGGGGCGGGTCAGAGTCGTCGATTCGACGCTCCTGCGGGTGCCCGCCGAGACCGTGGTCGAGGCGACCTGGGCTCTCCTCGGACGCGACGCCGACGGTACCGTGCTGCTCCTCGCCGCCGCCCCGCCGGAGACCGATGCGCTCGACACCGCTCCCGACGAGGTGTGGCTCGGGCTGCGCGATCTCGGCGGTCGCATCGACGGACAGGAGACGGAGCTGCTCACCGGTGCCGTCGCGCTCGCCGGGTGGCTCCGCGACGCACCGTTCTGCCCCACCTGCGGTGGTGGCACCGAGCTGCGCAACGGCGGATGGTCGCGACGCTGCCTCGTGTGCGGGCGGGAGCACTTCCCGCGCACGGATCCGGCCGTGATCGTCGCCGTCGAGAGCCGTGACGGGGAACGCCTGCTCCTCGGCGCCAACGCGAACTGGGGCGGCCGCATGTACTCGTGCTTCGCCGGCTTCACCGAGGCGGGGGAGTCGCTGGAGTCGACCGTCCACCGCGAGATCGAGGAGGAGTCCGGCGTGCGCCTGTCGTCGCTGCGCTACATCTCGTCACAGGCGTGGCCGTTCCCGCGGTCGCTCATGATGGGGTTCCGCGCCGTCGTCGATGAGGAGTCCACGGCGCTCGCCGACGGCGAGGAGATCATCGATGTGCGGTGGTTCACGCGTGCCGAGATCGGTTCCGCCCTCGCGGGAGACGGTCCGGTCGGGCTTCCTGGTCACGCGTCGATCGCCCGTGCACTGATCGTCGACTGGTACGAGGAACACGCGTGA